From Rutidosis leptorrhynchoides isolate AG116_Rl617_1_P2 chromosome 3, CSIRO_AGI_Rlap_v1, whole genome shotgun sequence, a single genomic window includes:
- the LOC139902562 gene encoding uncharacterized protein, which yields MARGLADLTKGAPESALWKELQENYSQLDGHRIYQLSNDITQLKQINCTVEIYYHKLKGLWDELDALESPYTCTYQCTCENGRTNGERDQRKCLIQFLMGLDECYSNIRGQILLLQPLPSVGKAYGMIR from the exons ATGGCTCGTGGGCTCGCTGATTTGACAAAGGGGGCACCGGAAT CTGCCTTATGGAAGGAATTGCAGGAAAATTATTCACAGCTTGATGGCCATAGGATTTATCAATTGTCCAATGACATCACACAACTAAAACAAATTAACTGCACTGTGGAAATCTACTACCATAAACTCAAGGGACTTTGGGATGAACTTGATGCCCTAGAATCACCATACACCTGCACCTATCAATGTACCTGTGAAAATGGAAGGACAAATGGAGAAAGGGATCAAAGGAAATGTCTAATTCAGTTCTTGATGGGATTAGATGAGTGCTACTCCAATATCAGAGGTCAAATACTGCTATTGCAACCACTACCTTCAGTTGGAAAAGCTTATGGAATGATAAGATAG